In Miscanthus floridulus cultivar M001 chromosome 8, ASM1932011v1, whole genome shotgun sequence, the sequence gctgatgaggatgatgaggccactgtcctgatggcgacgttctgtgcactgcatgacgttaaggccaaggagaagggagaggtgacggCGGTGGAAGGGCACGGCAAGGCTCTGAAGGTTGTCCACCTCGAAGAACcacgtgcccaagtccacctcggacgtgtgggcggcggACAGGAGCAGCAGTGGTACCTAgactccggcgccagcaaccacatgaagggctccaaggaagccttctccgagctcgacggcaacgtgaccggcacggtgaagttcggtgacggctcaagggtggcgatccgagggcgcggcaccatcatcttcaggtgcaaGAATGGTGAGCACCGCACGCTGACGGATGTGTACTatatcccgcagctgcgttcaagcatcatcagcatcggGCAGCTGGACGAGCGCGGATGCGAGGTACTAATCGAGAGCGGGATCCTGAAGATTCTGGATCAGGAGCGGCGTCTTCTTGCGAAGGTAAAATGCTCACGTAATcgattgtacctgctcgacttgaaggtagagcagccggtgtgcctggcagcacgGCACACCAAGAAGCCGTAGTTGTGGCATGTCcggttcggccatctcagcttcgacgcactcggtcggctggagaagatggtccgagggctgccccacatcaagcacggagaggagctgtgtgacagctgcctagccGGGAAGCAGGGGAGGCTGCCGTTCCCAAAGgaggccaagtatcgcgcggcggacgctctcgagctcgtccacggcgattCTACgagccaatcacgccagccacaaatggtggtcggcggtactttctcctgctcgtggatgattacagtcgctatatgtggttgcaactcctgacgagcaaggacgaagcggcggcggcgatcaagaagttccaggcgcgcgcggaggcggagagcggcaagaagctgcgcgtgctgaGCACTGATCGCgacggcgaattcacttcggtggagttcactgcgtactgcgcggatcaaggtgtggtgcgacaccacaccgcgccgtactcgccacagcagaatgacgtgtggagcggcggaaccagacggtggtcggcatggctcgatccatgatgaaggccaagggcatgccggcaaggttttAGGGTGAGGCGGTGATCACGACGGTGTTGATCCTCAACCGTGCGTCCACCAAGACCCTGAAGGGTAAGatgtcgttcgaagcttggtatgggcgtaagccgagcgtgtccttcctccagacattcggctgcatcggccacgttaggaagacgaagccggtcctcatcaagctagagggcaggagcacaccgatggtgctcctggactacgaggaaggtaccaatgcgtaccggctctatgacccacgcggaggcaaggtggttgtctcgctcGACGTCGTGTTCGACAAGAAGGCGGCCTGGGATTGGGACAGTCCGAGCacaggggaagctggcggcttcaccagcaccttcgtcgtcgagcacttggtcatccacggtgctggagacgctggagaggaggcgccgaccactccagcaacagagcctaGTACTCCTGGGGCGGTGTCGAGCACTCCGGAaggggtgtcgagcactccaggagtggtgccgagcggtcctgcagtggtgccgaccactccaggacggttGTCGAACGCTCCCGTAGCAGAGCCGAGAGGCCTTGTAGTGGTGCCGACTACTCcaagactggtgccgagcactcctacaATGGTGCCAACCACTGCAGAAGTGGTGACGAGCAGTCTaggagtagtgccaagcactgcagccgaggtgctgagcactccaggtgctgtgttGACCACTCTAGCGGAACATgggactccatcgacgccgatcgagttcgcctcacctccaagcgacaacACAGAGTTCGTGGATACTttccacgacggtgaggaggtgcggtttcgtaggctggacgacatcgtcggtggcacaggttcctcaggcctggcgggtcggctgctcaatgacctagagctgcttctcgtcagtgTAGAAGAACCACCCACGTGCGCGTtggccgagcgcgatgcaaattggcAACAGacaatgctggaggagatgaaggcgatcgagaaaaaacagacttgggagctcgtcgatccacctccaagatgtcgtccgatcggcctgaagtgggtgtacaaggtcaagcgggacgagcgcggcgtcattgtcaagcacaaggcgcgcctcgtcacccgaggctttgtccagtaTGAGAGCATCGACTTCGAGGATGCCTTTGCgctggtagcgcgcatggagtctgtctaactgctgctggctttggcagaagcgaaggactggcgcgtccatcaacTGGACGTAAAATctgccttcctcaatggcgagctggcggagacggtcttcgtcaggcaacctccgggcagtgttcgcctaaacggccgattAAACGGccactaaacggtaaacggtggtaaactgctttgtttagggggtaaacggaaattaaacggttaaccgtttaaacggtcaaaaaacggGAAAAACagtctaaacggcctaaacggaacgaAGATAAACagtattaaacgggctaaacagttgtttaaacggctgtttagacgaacacgaggtaaatttagttcagttttgtacgaataaatttgtatacttaagtttattatatttataaatgtttacacttgatatgttacatgcataaatatctatatttggttcttttcacatgcataaatatatatacataccaaaataattgatttttactcggataaatatgtataaatgctagaatacttgattttttacatgcacatatataattatatgtatttttttttaagtacaaaaccgtttaaaCCGTTTAACTtagtttaaacaccgtgtaaacagcctaaacgctaaacgaaggacgaccgtgtaaagactgtttaccgtttagaaaAACATTGCCTCCGGGTTTCGCTGTCAAGGAAGCGGAGCACAGGATGCTCcgactacgcaaggcgctctacgggctgtggtaggccccgcgagcgtggaacgccaagcttgacgccacgctgggcgagcttgggttcacgcggtgcgcaaccgagcacgcgctctacatgcggtgacgggggaaggaggagctcttcttcgacgtgtatgtggacgacttgatcgtcaccggcgcacGTGCGAatgacatcgacagcttcaagcgcgagatggtagctcgttttcgaatgagcgatctcgtcGCGCTCTTTtactacctcggcattgaggtAAGACAGGGTTAGGAGGCGCTCACGCTTGGTCAGAGGCGCTCACGCTTGGTCAGAGCacgtacgcctcgaagctgttggagcagagcggcatggctgagtgcaagtcgTGCGTGACTCCgacggaggagaggctgaagctgacgaaggccagtaccgcggcgaaggtagatgcaacactctaccggagcatcgttggcggtctgtgctacctagtccacacgaggccagacattgcgttcgccgtgggctacgtcagccgcttcatggaggatctcaGAGATGATCACTGGGCCGCAATGAAGtggctgctgcgctacgtcaaggggacggtggatcaggggatcgtcttccACAAGACCGGCGGAAGTAGGCTACAGCTCACTgtattcagcgatgcagacatgacgggggacatcgacggatggcagagcacctctggcgtgctcatcttcctcgggtcggctccaatcttatggctgtcgctgaaacagaaggtggtggcgctgtccacgtgcgaggcagagtacatgGCGGCAGCCACAGCGgtgtgccaagctgtgtggctgcgccggctgcttggcgagctgaccggtgtggaagctcacccaccaacactgatggtggacaaccagcccgcaatcgccctcgcaaagaatccggttctccatgaccggagcaagcacatcgacgtcaagttccacttcctcagggactatgtcgatggagggcaaATCGTCATCGAATTTAtcaaaactggtcggcaactcgcggacgtcctcaccaagccgctcggccgtcttcggttcacggagttgaagaagatgatcggcatggtggaggttctagggttagcagcaggattaggggaagaattataaaagtaatctgctgccctccatgtagccgctgcaggggcaAGCGTCGAAAGGctctcctgccgcactgtagccacagcaaggGCAGGCGTCAAAGTCATCCCTGTTGTCATATCTAGTCACTGTAACAGNNNNNNNNNNNNNNNNNNNNNNNNNNNNNNNNNNNNNNNNNNNNNNNNNNNNNNNNNNNNNNNNNNNNNNNNNNNNNNNNNNNNNNNNNNNNNNNNNNNNGTTGATAAGagaactcgccaatgagaacaagagaaaaggagaacagaagcaaagagacgaaaccagaatccactcacctagctatcttcttcttcgtaaaacaaaaagaagacctc encodes:
- the LOC136470148 gene encoding uncharacterized protein; amino-acid sequence: MATFCALHDVKAKEKGEVTAVEGHGKALKVVHLEEPRAQVHLGRVGGGQEQQWYLDSGASNHMKGSKEAFSELDGNVTGTVKFGDGSRVAIRGRGTIIFRCKNGEHRTLTDVYYIPQLRSSIISIGQLDERGCEVLIESGILKILDQERRLLAKVKCSRNRLYLLDLKVEQPVCLAARHTKKP
- the LOC136470149 gene encoding secreted RxLR effector protein 161-like, translated to MKWLLRYVKGTVDQGIVFHKTGGSRLQLTVFSDADMTGDIDGWQSTSGVLIFLGSAPILWLSLKQKVVALSTCEAEYMAAATAVCQAVWLRRLLGELTGVEAHPPTLMMLIRSYDYSLKATHIHL